The genomic region GTTCGTCTAACGGAGCTTTTCCCACAGAAACCCCAGCTAACCTTGAGGCTAACCAGTTAGCACATTGTTCTGCTATAAACGGCTTAAATGTGTGACTTTTACGGGTCCGTGCGCCTCCGCTCTGGCTGACTCACGCTCCTCATGTGGATAATGTGATAACGGTTAACTAACGTTAGGTGTGTCCGCGCCCACCGACGGTAGCAGCTAAAAAGCGGGCTAACAGCTAACGTCGGAGCCGCCCTGTCAGTTGCTGGGTTGAGGACACAACGAGGCGGATCCACGAGTGTTTTCACACACGGGGTTCAGAAGAGTCgctctgtgtctgtcagtggGTGATAGTCACTGACATGTCACGGGCAACTCACTGAAACACGATCACAGCACAAAGgttggtggcggcggcggctaCGTTAGCCTGGCAGACAGTCAGCTGGCCTGGTTAGCCTCTCAGCTAACATACCAACAGAAGtaatgagaaaatattcagttttaccTTTGAACAAATAGTCATATTCGTCATCTCTGGTGCCCATTGTCTTTAAGGGGGAATGTCAGTCCGAGGTTTGATTAGTTTTTATGTGAACAAGAGGGGCCGCGGTGTTTTACTCTTCCAACGGGAATCTATTTGGGAGTCCTACTTCcgcagtttcttcttcttctcctcaggcAGCGTCACCGTGCCCCAAAATACGAGCTTGACATCTAGTGGTTAAGAGCAGAGCTGCACCGCACTTTTTCCAAAGAGTGGAATTGACACaataaaaccacaataaaagcacTTACTTAAAACGACCACAGACAAGGGAATCACAactaacaaacacaaagagacagagacaaccacaaaacacacaaacaacctcaATGACAGACAGAACAACTTCAAAGACTCAAATCAACTTTGAACTACGTTTAGGAGCATGAGCAGACAGAATCCTTTTTCCTCCGTACTGCAGCATGGCGCCTCATGTTGTCCAGCCTGTTGGAGATTATAGAAGAAGAGGAATTTTGATCTGATTTAAAGGAGTTTGGACTGggattaagaactttgaactgtagcagtagttgttgtagtagtaaaagtagtagtagttgtattAGTCGTagaagcagtagtagtagtagaattaaaagtagtagtagtagaagtagaagtaaCCCCATAGAGGCACAAAATAACTTAGACTTAGACAGACTTTACTGTCTAAATATACTCAGTATATCAAACAAAAGTTTGTTGCACATGGCTCAGCAGTACTGTAGCAGCAGTAggcaaataaatatatatctaaaaaaagaaaatttgaaTATGCATACGAATAAATAAGGTGTACAGGTTAAAAATAGGGTTACCACAGTAACGGTAGACAAATTGACGGTGCTGAAGTGAAAGTTTCTGTTCATTCAACAGTCTGGTGGCCTGGGGGAAAATGGGCCAGGGGTCCTGCACCTGATGCACCTGAACCACTTCCCAGAGGCCAGCGGGGTAAACAGTCCATGGTGGGGGTGAGAGGTATCGTGGGTGCTGTTTCTGGCTCGGGACACACAGCGCTCCCGTGCCAGATCCTGAATAAGGGGAAGAGAAGTTTCTTTCGCCTTGATCTTCTCTGCTGTCCTCACCAccatcctcacactcctccagtCAGTAGCAGTGGGTGATGGCTCGAATGTgtgctgtggtggtggtgtaaataactacacacagacacaacacaataatAGAGGAAAAGCATTTTCAAAGAGacataaagcggtagaagaatggatgtgttttgtttttgttctttttggttttggttttatgtctctttgaaaatgtgatggggacactggtgccaatccctgctgacatagggcgaaatacggggtacaccctggacaggtcgctagTCCATCACACGACAGAAAGACACATTGTTGTGGACAATATAACAATATTAAATGTGATGTATGGAATAAactggaataaaaaaacaaactttcgtTAGCAGTTTGACAGTGTTTGAAAGGACGGCGCATTTCTTCAACCTTCTGTGCAAAGAAGTTTaatataaacatgtgttttcCAGAAATCAAAGGTGAACTGTTCAGTGAcagacataaatacacaaatacacagttcaatacaaatacacaaattaatgattttttttattacctcaAAACTCATCACAGCCACTAAATATCacgaccaccaccaccaacaacaacaacattaatccATTCTCCAAAAATAATTTGTTCATGcaacagaaaacatgaaaatgaagtgAATATGCCATAAAGTTCTATTAAGTATGAACATTCTATGCTTTCATacttaaaatacaaatatagcaTTAtactcattcattttatttctgcagCAGAATCATCCTTGTGCTGAGTCCTGCTTCTCACCTTTATTTCTTCATGTAGTCAGGAAGGAATTTCTTCCATGTCatgttctgtaaaaaaaaaaagatgagaagaCAAGACGTGAGGACGGTTCTGCACTGAGTACCAGCATCTCAGTGGTCACAGCGTCTCACTCACATTTTTCCCCCAGGTGGATTTAGGCTTCTTCATATCATCCAGAGACTCGTAGGTGTTGCTGTGGACAGTGGCAATGGGCTTTCCAGGGATCTGCTCATAGGTGTCATCAGGTAGGCCGGCAGGTGTTGGTCTTGTGGGGACCTTGGCGTACATGCTGTTACCCTGCTGAGCTGAACTCGCACCAGGCGCCTCAGACGTCTCGTACAAGGGGTTTGACCTTAGTGTTCCCAGGTCATCGCACGGCTTATGGATGGAGTAGGTGTCGCAGGTGACTGTCTTTAGAGGTGTGGGAGAAAAAATGGCTCCTGATGTTGTGAATTGCAGCTTCTTAGAgtactcctcctcttcctccccctcctcctccccctccattTTGTTGTTGTCCAGCTGTGGGAGGGACTGCAGAGACATGCTCCTGCTCTCAGCCTGTATCAGGTCAGAGCAGCTTCTTCCAGGTGGAAACAGATCCTTTAGAAATGAGcttgtgcttcctctctgtcgTACTGAAGTTTTGTCTGGTAAAGATTCCCTCAGAGACAAGCCCAGAGTAACACCTCTCTTTGGTAGTGGAGGTGCACCCTGAAAAACATCACACCAACACAGAACTCACTTTTAGTCAGCAGTGTGTACTGCTTGGATTGCACGTGTAACACACATGTACAAGAAGTGCAGGGGCAGTTaccatcacttcctgtgtcaccTCAGGCTAAAACTTCCAatgactcattcattcattcattcatcatttaccgctttgtcctccacatgaaaTGAGATGTCTTTATGACATCGTAAATAACGTATCCTTTCCCATCACTtgcagaaaagagaaaagtatAAGAACACTATTTTCTCCTGAAAAACCATGCTGCATTAGCACAGGTCATTTTACCCTGGGGACCTTAACATCCCCATGTTATGTCATATGTCTATCGTTTTGATGAAAGTCCTACCTGAGTGAGGGACACTGCACCCATGGACACTGTCCCAGTCAATTTTCTGCTGTTAGATTTTGGAAGCAGAGCAGGAAACTGTGCTACAGCCGAGCTGTTCAGCTGCTGAGTACTGTGGTGATGACCAGAGTCACTCTGATGGTGTTTTTTCTGGTCCCACAGAGCCCGCAGAGCCTGGACACTCACCCCTGACTTCCCTTTGGAAGTGTAGTTCACCACATCATACAGTTCACCTGTGCTCTCCTAAAAAAAATTAGACAGTGTTATTAATGTTGACAAAACCAGAGTTGCCACCCATTTTGTCCTTTCACTCTCTGCCCCCATTCTGCaggtgttttataaataaagttggatggAGAAGTGGGGGTTCGCCCCACTTCTCCATCGGCTCCACCCTCCTCACCTGAGAACAGCTGGAAGTCAGGTGTTCTCCAAATGGCTGAATTGGGCTGTCCCTGTAGTGCTCGATCACCTCTGTGACACTGTGGTACGACTGGCAGTCTCCTGATATGATAAAGTGGCCGTCCTGCTTCTGCGTGATGACAAAATGGCGGCACCTGTCAAGGCCCCTTTGGAAATGCAAATCAATGACAACAGTGAGGCGCATCACAGACGCAGCAGAGACGATTTTTTATCACTGATCAGGAACCATTGTTTATCTCACCTGTAGGACAGGATATAACCGATGGCTTTATCGCTGAGGCGAACGAGAAAACAGCCCAGAGCTTTATCTCTCAGCAAGTCCTCTGCTTCCCTgacagtgagagagtgagtgagagattTACAGGTTCACAAAAGAGCAACTCCCATTTTCCCATGACACCGCTGTCCACAGTGGGACAAAGTTCTGCTGACCCTTTTTAAATCCTGTTACGACCAGAATCATCAATCCTGTCAAATTTGTTGATTATCCAAACAAGAAGCAAGTGCAGTCCTTACAAATCAAACTATTAAAAACACTGTCAGCAGCGGATCTGCAGACACAGCTTTGTGtggttattgatcaataatgccattataacctttcagcatagtGTAAATCAAGTTCTAGAGTGACCTCTCTCGCTGAAATGACCTGCGATTGGTCAGATGTTCAGATTTCTTCAAATATAAAGTCACGATGTTATGTATTCCTTTTCATAACATTTTATAGAGTGACATTGTGctaaaaggttattatggaattttCAGTAACCACACAGTAAAGGCAGATAAAACTCGAAACAACAGTCCATTAAAAGCCCACAAggccaaaacaaaaaagggaaatgaatacatttctcacactcacactcctctcttctctgtgtttcttacTTTCTCGCAGCAAAGCCATGAAACCAGTCCGGGAAGTTTCCGTTGCTGAGGATGAGAGCCTGGGTCTGCGTCTCAATGAACCACCTGAGCACCAGCTCCTTCAAGCCACCCTCATTCTCTGGCTGCAGGTCGACGGACACCTTCTTCTCCATCCTCCCGCTCTGTTTCGGGAGCTCACTGACTCTACACTCTGCTGTGTGAGGGATGACAACGCACCTCATTTGACTGACTCGTTTCCACTGTGCTGAGTGTTGCCATTGTTTCAACCGACTCACCTGTGACTCTCCTATCAGCTTCATTTTACTATCCCACATCCTGCTCCCATATTCATCACACAGTTCATTTCACTCTGGgtttgcttttttattataGTTGTTGATTATAGGGAGCAgcgtgtttatgtttgtgttcaaGACAAGATACTCACACCACCACGTCTTAAAAATGAACCTTTCAGAggcaaataattaaaacaaatacaacatgtTCAGTATTGTCTGAATAGAAGTCAGCATGCCAGTGCCTCTTgctaaatgtgtttctttttgaaTGGGGTTCTGCACACTGCTGTCTCCTATTGAATTTGTGGTTTTCTGAATTAAGTTCTGCATGTGCACGCTGGACAGCACTGCCCCCTGATGGTTGGGGTTAGGCATGAGACTCTGTTgttgtcaacacacacacacacatcacagagacagagcaggaTCAGGGGGAGGACATGAAGCACATGGAAACATCTAATGTGGTAATaatctattcattcatttttttttatatatattatttatgatattaacacattttctaGTGTTTAGACTGACTAACTAATTCTCTCATCAGTTACGTTGTGTCTAAACATTTGACAGTGATAGTGACAGTAACAGTAagtgtgtctgttgttgcaGGTTAACAGTCACTGACCTTCGCTGACATGGATTTATTCAAACAACAGAAAGTGGAGGATTTCTATGAAATCGGCGAAGAGTTGGGAAGGTACAGATCTCTTTCTCAGTATTCTCAGTATTTTATGGGATGGTAATCATGATAAAGAAACACCTACAGCAGAGTGTACTTTCATTAATATGTATTTGTTTCAACTGGCTTTGTGTCATAGAGCtctctttttaaataacatattgATAAAAGGCACCGTCATGGAAATGAGAGGTTAGATAGTAACCAGTATGTAGGCCACTTGTTATCAGACTATTATGAAAATGCCTCTAAATCACTAACTGCTGCTCCTGCGTcagtaaaatgtttgtttaagtaGTGCGACAGAGCATCTCCTGTGACTGATcatcaacattttacatttctataCGATATGggaagaagtaaaaaaacagGCTGTAGTTTAGAGGACTAGAAGTATGGTGACAACTGTCGAGCTGCTTTTTTAAGACTCGTCTATTTTTAGCTGTGCCAGGACCAGGAAGTAGAGTATTAGTTTACaaaccagaaataaaatgtatggaGTCTGAtaatgtttgacttttttttatagtttgttATTAAGTAAAAGGGCTTCATGTTTCTCAAAATACCTCACGCTGTTCATCCAACCGAAGAAATATCTTTTGAACACTTCATTCAAACCATACACTAATTCACAAACATCTAATTCTGTCACagtgaggcacacacacacgcatcctAAAAACTCTTTTTGTTTAAACTAGTTACACACTGCAAATTGAAAATAGCCTCCTCcaaccactgctgctgctgtcatggCCATGCACTCATTGAAGAAGCATCTGGACAGAGTTTATCTCTGGTTTCTGTGGCGTGCGCTGATGTAAGGGTGTTTCCGTCCATCACTTCCTGCCCCCGCCCACTGAAATTGATCATCTCTCCTCCACATGACAGTTTATTAGAAAACGAGCCATTAAACAGAGCATgcaaatatgtatatgtatatatatatatatatatatatatatatatatatatatatatatatatatatatattatagtacTTGACTGtgaagtgacagtgtgtgtgaaatggggaaaaaatgaGTGCCAGTACTCCCCTTATCTATATGAGGCGCGTATGTCTGTCGGTATTACAAAACCATTAATcac from Solea solea chromosome 5, fSolSol10.1, whole genome shotgun sequence harbors:
- the sh2d7 gene encoding uncharacterized protein sh2d7, translated to MEKKVSVDLQPENEGGLKELVLRWFIETQTQALILSNGNFPDWFHGFAARKEAEDLLRDKALGCFLVRLSDKAIGYILSYRGLDRCRHFVITQKQDGHFIISGDCQSYHSVTEVIEHYRDSPIQPFGEHLTSSCSQESTGELYDVVNYTSKGKSGVSVQALRALWDQKKHHQSDSGHHHSTQQLNSSAVAQFPALLPKSNSRKLTGTVSMGAVSLTQGAPPLPKRGVTLGLSLRESLPDKTSVRQRGSTSSFLKDLFPPGRSCSDLIQAESRSMSLQSLPQLDNNKMEGEEEGEEEEEYSKKLQFTTSGAIFSPTPLKTVTCDTYSIHKPCDDLGTLRSNPLYETSEAPGASSAQQGNSMYAKVPTRPTPAGLPDDTYEQIPGKPIATVHSNTYESLDDMKKPKSTWGKNLFTPPPQHTFEPSPTATDWRSVRMVVRTAEKIKAKETSLPLIQDLARERCVSRARNSTHDTSHPHHGLFTPLASGKWFRCIRLDNMRRHAAVRRKKDSVCSCS